Proteins encoded by one window of Kribbella flavida DSM 17836:
- a CDS encoding type 1 glutamine amidotransferase yields the protein MTTTVLIIENDPGSGPGRLLDWIAQRDLAPVIVRAHAGEPLPATSDGHAALILLGGGMLPDADAASPWLPAERELLRTTVERDQVPVLGICLGAQLLAHTFGGEVRGQYGLPEKGVTELNVLPAAQDDPLLAGLPSTVRAVESHQDQITRLPADAVLLMSSQRCAHQMLRIGRSWGVQFHPEVSAARVTAWKPESLRAWGFDPAAVVAEADRRAAELEQTWSAVVGRFLDLARSGTPDLPGSGRTGRTVSGATVGP from the coding sequence ATGACGACGACCGTGCTGATCATCGAGAACGATCCCGGCAGCGGACCGGGCCGCCTGCTCGACTGGATCGCGCAGCGCGATCTCGCCCCGGTCATCGTGCGCGCCCACGCGGGCGAACCGCTGCCCGCGACCAGCGACGGGCATGCCGCCCTGATCCTGCTCGGTGGCGGGATGCTGCCGGACGCGGACGCGGCTTCTCCCTGGCTGCCGGCCGAGCGCGAGCTGCTGCGCACCACGGTCGAGCGCGACCAGGTGCCGGTGCTCGGGATCTGTCTGGGCGCGCAGCTGCTCGCCCACACGTTCGGCGGCGAGGTACGAGGTCAGTACGGTCTCCCGGAGAAGGGGGTCACCGAGCTGAACGTCCTGCCGGCCGCGCAGGACGACCCACTGCTCGCCGGGCTGCCGTCGACCGTCCGGGCGGTCGAGAGCCACCAGGACCAGATCACCCGGCTGCCCGCTGACGCCGTCCTCCTGATGTCCAGCCAGCGGTGTGCCCATCAGATGCTGCGGATCGGCCGCAGCTGGGGTGTCCAGTTCCACCCGGAGGTCTCGGCCGCCCGGGTCACAGCGTGGAAGCCCGAGTCGCTGCGGGCCTGGGGCTTCGACCCTGCGGCCGTCGTCGCCGAGGCCGACCGCCGTGCGGCCGAGCTGGAACAGACCTGGTCCGCGGTGGTCGGTCGATTTCTCGACCTCGCCCGCTCCGGTACGCCGGACCTGCCCGGCTCCGGGCGTACTGGACGGACGGTCTCCGGCGCTACGGTTGGTCCATGA